A section of the Branchiostoma lanceolatum isolate klBraLanc5 chromosome 19, klBraLanc5.hap2, whole genome shotgun sequence genome encodes:
- the LOC136425213 gene encoding lens fiber membrane intrinsic protein-like → MSKLLVGGIVCAFLGLVLYVVGIVTTAWLSVAYQQLGLWQLCVTYLGGTHCIAAAGISLLPAAFNATRAFAVIGLVLFFPGLIAACVSAKKNYEEGICGVLEGAIYAKSYTIAPGICGALAGAIYAGYAKSYALAPGVSVPFGFSFYLMWLQALFTIGGGSVIASTGSASSDARVDAEG, encoded by the exons ATGAGCAAGCTTCTTGTTGGCGGCATCGTCTGCGCTTTTCTCGGCCTTGTGTTGTACGTGGTGGGGATTGTGACCACCGCTTGGCTGTCGGTTGCATATCAGCAACTCGGACTGTGGCAATTGTGTGTAACGTACTTGGGAGGGACGCACTGCATAGCTGCCGCTG gCATCAGTCTCCTGCCCGCTGCCTTCAACGCGACCCGGGCCTTCGCCGTGATCGGACTGGTACTGTTCTTCCCCGGTCTGATCGCGGCCTGCGTCTCCGCAAAAAAGAACTACGAAGAAG GTATCTGCGGTGTCCTGGAGGGCGCTATCTACGCCAAGTCGTACACTATTGCACCTG GTATCTGCGGTGCGCTGGCGGGAGCTATCTACGCGGGCTACGCCAAGTCGTACGCTCTGGCCCCAGGCGTGTCCGTGCCGTTCGGTTTCTCCTTCTACCTGATGTGGCTGCAGGCGCTCTTCACCATCGGGGGCGGAAGCGTCATCGCCAGCACCGGGAGCGCTAGCAGCGACGCAAGGGTGGACGCGGAAGGATAA
- the LOC136425679 gene encoding uncharacterized protein isoform X3 gives MKPVLALLVCCLVAVSGQGPDPSICDPNPTNPGPPLPELPPTFQVHVEANIVEKNYTVVQHEFYDYPNNRGALMSYGNGTRKHEVYDYGTLEKFTIFDNGTCKTSNMSTSRFNFFSYHMEHGHAHINKAGFILHFGADFNETYNGTATIRGIPVNHWYSCMHNATWNSTYKLDFYFSVPGYRTASGQDQIPVRAEIRGKRLTFDPQTRGPSDTYKSIHHIYDFQGFHSRTGHRDLSWAYQTEGLVCPGRVNTKPVPTTPQQFYAEVEMVNEKNQTVHYMTEYFDYNAKLFRIDFHPTSNKSKSWSFGTVQHQAVHDYNSGLEYLMSYNPENCSIRPISNFSLEAAIDANDHTKVHMKTSYKLFHFDDKDFTYEGVSRVRDIMTDVWVSREVNYDLPADSKYSTDFLYQWYFSADNWTTTTSQTMNQSQVPVRLRMKGSWKKNDASTPKESEFVFNMFNYDSGAQYLYRFDISMCFKEPGMKEAVFFQMPGVYNNLVQGDKYRFYYGVQDAVAKAAGVHPLRVTSVWHTPTNGSLWVGATLLAHPDVKGDSVEMKPQKPLDAAFKDFKKRVDANTMVIKFTPNPSRGQEVYLTALPGTLETNKDFFTFISQRNQPSNTYQPGTVAGIALGTVLLGGVIGAGVGWFLWRYRLQDVPYGTQT, from the exons ATGAAGCCAGTGCTAGCGCTGCTGGTTTGCTGTCTGGTGGCGGTGTCCGGACAGGGACCGGACCCGTCCATCTGCGATCCCAACCCGACCAATCCCGGCCCTCCGCTGCCCGAGCTCCCGCCGACGTTCCAAGTCCACGTGGAGGCGAACATCGTGGAGAAGAACTACACGGTGGTTCAGCACGAGTTCTACGACTACCCCAACAACAG GGGTGCGCTGATGTCGTACGGCAACGGGACACGGAAGCACGAGGTTTACGATTACGGCACGCTGGAGAAGTTCACCATCTTCGACA ATGGCACGTGTAAGACGTCAAACATGTCGACCTCAAGGTTCAACTTCTTCTCGTACCACATGGAACACGGCCACGCCCACATCAACAAGGCGGGTTTCATCCTGCACTTCGGCGCAGACTTCAACGAGACGTACAACG GCACGGCCACGATTCGCGGGATCCCGGTGAACCACTGGTACTCCTGCATGCACAACGCCACCTGGAACTCCACCTACAAGCTCGACTTCTACTTTTCCGTCCCGGGCTACAGGACGGCCTCCGGGCAGGACCAGATTCCCGTACGCGCAGAGATTCGCGGGAAAC GGCTTACCTTTGACCCCCAGACCCGAGGGCCCTCGGATACCTACAAGTCCATCCACCACATCTACGACTTCCAG GGATTCCACTCGCGTACGGGGCACCGCGACCTGTCCTGGGCGTACCAGACGGAGGGTCTCGTGTGTCCCGGGCGCGTGAACACCAAACCCGTGCCGACCACGCCCCAGCAGTTCTACGCAGAGGTCGAGATGGTCAACGAGAAAAACCAGACCGTGCATTACATGACG GAGTACTTTGATTACAACGCGAAGCTGTTCCGAATCGACTTCCACCCAACCAGCAACAAGAGCAAGAGCTGGAGCTTCGGCACTGTCCAGCATCAAGCCGTCCACGACTACAactcag gcCTGGAGTACCTGATGAGCTACAACCCTGAGAACTGCTCCATCCGCCCGATCTCCAACTTCTCGCTGGAAGCGGCCATCGACGCCAACGACCACACCAAGGTGCACATGAAGACGTCTTACAAGCTGTTCCACTTCGACGACAAGGACTTCACCTATGAAGGAGTG AGTCGCGTGCGTGACATCATGACTGACGTCTGGGTCAGCAGGGAGGTGAACTATGACCTTCCAGCTGACAGCAAGTACTCGACAGACTTCCTGTACCAGTGGTACTTCTCAGCT GATAACTGGACGACCACGACGAGCCAGACGATGAACCAATCACAG GTGCCGGTCAGGCTCCGCATGAAGGGAAGCTGGAAG AAAAATGACGCATCGACGCCAAAGGAATCTGAGTTTGTGTTCAACATGTTCAACTATGACTCCGGGGCGCAGTATCTCTACAGGTTCGACATCTCCATGTGCTTCAAGGAACCCGGCATGAAGGAAGCCGTCTTCTTCCAGATGCCAG GAGTGTACAACAACCTGGTTCAGGGAGACAAGTACCGTTTCTACTACGGCGTCCAAGATGCTGTGGCCAAGGCTGCAGGGGTACACCCACTGCGTGTCACCAGCGTCTGG CACACCCCAACAAACGGATCGCTGTGGGTCGGCGCGACCTTGCTGGCGCACCCGGATGTGAAAGGCGACAGTGTTGAGATGAAGCCGCAGAAACCGCTTGACGCGGCCTTTAAGGACTTTAAGAAACGCGTGGACGCAAACACCATGGTGATCAAGTTCACACCGAACCCCTCGCGTGGACAG GAGGTTTACCTGACGGCGCTGCCGGGTACACTGGAGACGAACAAGGACTTCTTCACCTTCATCAGTCAGAGGAACCAGCCCTCCAACACCTACCAACCAG GTACCGTTGCGGGAATCGCCCTAGGAACGGTGTTGCTAGGCGGGGTCATCGGAGCAGGTGTGGGCTGGTTCCTGTGGAGGTACCGCCTGCAGGACGTGCCGTACGGAACGCAGACGTGA
- the LOC136425679 gene encoding uncharacterized protein isoform X2 has protein sequence MKPVLALLVCSYTLLTHYTFLFPAMKPVLALLVCSYTLLTHYTFLFPAMKPVLALLVCCLVAVSGQGPDPSICDPNPTNPGPPLPELPPTFQVHVEANIVEKNYTVVQHEFYDYPNNRGALMSYGNGTRKHEVYDYGTLEKFTIFDNGTCKTSNMSTSRFNFFSYHMEHGHAHINKAGFILHFGADFNETYNGTATIRGIPVNHWYSCMHNATWNSTYKLDFYFSVPGYRTASGQDQIPVRAEIRGKRLTFDPQTRGPSDTYKSIHHIYDFQGFHSRTGHRDLSWAYQTEGLVCPGRVNTKPVPTTPQQFYAEVEMVNEKNQTVHYMTEYFDYNAKLFRIDFHPTSNKSKSWSFGTVQHQAVHDYNSGLEYLMSYNPENCSIRPISNFSLEAAIDANDHTKVHMKTSYKLFHFDDKDFTYEGVSRVRDIMTDVWVSREVNYDLPADSKYSTDFLYQWYFSADNWTTTTSETMNQSQVPVRLRMKGSWKKNDASTPKESEFVFNMFNYDSGAQYLYRFDISMCFKEPGMKEAVFFQMPGVYNNLVQGDKYRFYYGVQDAVAKAAGVHPLRVTSVWHTPTNGSLWVGATLLAHPDVKGDSVEMKPQKPLDAAFKDFKKRVDANTMVIKFTPNPSRGQEVYLTALPGTLETNKDFFTFISQRNQPSNTYQPGTVAGIALGTVLLGGVIGAGVGWFLWRYRLQDVPYGTQT, from the exons ATGAAGCCAGTGCTAGCGCTGCTGGTTTGCAGTTATACCCTACTTACACATTACACATTTCTATTCCCAGCCATGAAGCCAGTGCTAGCGCTGCTGGTTTGCAGTTATACCCTACTTACACATTACACATTTCTATTCCCAGCCATGAAGCCAGTGCTAGCGCTGCTGGTTTGCTGTCTGGTGGCGGTGTCCGGACAGGGACCGGACCCGTCCATCTGCGATCCCAACCCGACCAATCCCGGCCCTCCGCTGCCCGAGCTCCCGCCGACGTTCCAAGTCCACGTGGAGGCGAACATCGTGGAGAAGAACTACACGGTGGTTCAGCACGAGTTCTACGACTACCCCAACAACAG GGGTGCGCTGATGTCGTACGGCAACGGGACACGGAAGCACGAGGTTTACGATTACGGCACGCTGGAGAAGTTCACCATCTTCGACA ATGGCACGTGTAAGACGTCAAACATGTCGACCTCAAGGTTCAACTTCTTCTCGTACCACATGGAACACGGCCACGCCCACATCAACAAGGCGGGTTTCATCCTGCACTTCGGCGCAGACTTCAACGAGACGTACAACG GCACGGCCACGATTCGCGGGATCCCGGTGAACCACTGGTACTCCTGCATGCACAACGCCACCTGGAACTCCACCTACAAGCTCGACTTCTACTTTTCCGTCCCGGGCTACAGGACGGCCTCCGGGCAGGACCAGATTCCCGTACGCGCAGAGATTCGCGGGAAAC GGCTTACCTTTGACCCCCAGACCCGAGGGCCCTCGGATACCTACAAGTCCATCCACCACATCTACGACTTCCAG GGATTCCACTCGCGTACGGGGCACCGCGACCTGTCCTGGGCGTACCAGACGGAGGGTCTCGTGTGTCCCGGGCGCGTGAACACCAAACCCGTGCCGACCACGCCCCAGCAGTTCTACGCAGAGGTCGAGATGGTCAACGAGAAAAACCAGACCGTGCATTACATGACG GAGTACTTTGATTACAACGCGAAGCTGTTCCGAATCGACTTCCACCCAACCAGCAACAAGAGCAAGAGCTGGAGCTTCGGCACTGTCCAGCATCAAGCCGTCCACGACTACAactcag gcCTGGAGTACCTGATGAGCTACAACCCTGAGAACTGCTCCATCCGCCCGATCTCCAACTTCTCGCTGGAAGCGGCCATCGACGCCAACGACCACACCAAGGTGCACATGAAGACGTCTTACAAGCTGTTCCACTTCGACGACAAGGACTTCACCTATGAAGGAGTG AGTCGCGTGCGTGACATCATGACTGACGTCTGGGTCAGCAGGGAGGTGAACTATGACCTTCCAGCTGACAGCAAGTACTCGACAGACTTCCTGTACCAGTGGTACTTCTCAGCT GATAACTGGACGACCACGACAAGCGAGACGATGAACCAATCACAGGTGCCGGTCAGGCTCCGCATGAAGGGAAGCTGGAAG AAAAATGACGCATCGACGCCAAAGGAATCTGAGTTTGTGTTCAACATGTTCAACTATGACTCCGGGGCGCAGTATCTCTACAGGTTCGACATCTCCATGTGCTTCAAGGAACCCGGCATGAAGGAAGCCGTCTTCTTCCAGATGCCAG GAGTGTACAACAACCTGGTTCAGGGAGACAAGTACCGTTTCTACTACGGCGTCCAAGATGCTGTGGCCAAGGCTGCAGGGGTACACCCACTGCGTGTCACCAGCGTCTGG CACACCCCAACAAACGGATCGCTGTGGGTCGGCGCGACCTTGCTGGCGCACCCGGATGTGAAAGGCGACAGTGTTGAGATGAAGCCGCAGAAACCGCTTGACGCGGCCTTTAAGGACTTTAAGAAACGCGTGGACGCAAACACCATGGTGATCAAGTTCACACCGAACCCCTCGCGTGGACAG GAGGTTTACCTGACGGCGCTGCCGGGTACACTGGAGACGAACAAGGACTTCTTCACCTTCATCAGTCAGAGGAACCAGCCCTCCAACACCTACCAACCAG GTACCGTTGCGGGAATCGCCCTAGGAACGGTGTTGCTAGGCGGGGTCATCGGAGCAGGTGTGGGCTGGTTCCTGTGGAGGTACCGCCTGCAGGACGTGCCGTACGGAACGCAGACGTGA
- the LOC136425679 gene encoding uncharacterized protein isoform X1: MKPVLALLVCSYTLLTHYTFLFPAMKPVLALLVCSYTLLTHYTFLFPAMKPVLALLVCCLVAVSGQGPDPSICDPNPTNPGPPLPELPPTFQVHVEANIVEKNYTVVQHEFYDYPNNRGALMSYGNGTRKHEVYDYGTLEKFTIFDNGTCKTSNMSTSRFNFFSYHMEHGHAHINKAGFILHFGADFNETYNGTATIRGIPVNHWYSCMHNATWNSTYKLDFYFSVPGYRTASGQDQIPVRAEIRGKRLTFDPQTRGPSDTYKSIHHIYDFQGFHSRTGHRDLSWAYQTEGLVCPGRVNTKPVPTTPQQFYAEVEMVNEKNQTVHYMTEYFDYNAKLFRIDFHPTSNKSKSWSFGTVQHQAVHDYNSGLEYLMSYNPENCSIRPISNFSLEAAIDANDHTKVHMKTSYKLFHFDDKDFTYEGVSRVRDIMTDVWVSREVNYDLPADSKYSTDFLYQWYFSADNWTTTTSQTMNQSQVPVRLRMKGSWKKNDASTPKESEFVFNMFNYDSGAQYLYRFDISMCFKEPGMKEAVFFQMPGVYNNLVQGDKYRFYYGVQDAVAKAAGVHPLRVTSVWHTPTNGSLWVGATLLAHPDVKGDSVEMKPQKPLDAAFKDFKKRVDANTMVIKFTPNPSRGQEVYLTALPGTLETNKDFFTFISQRNQPSNTYQPGTVAGIALGTVLLGGVIGAGVGWFLWRYRLQDVPYGTQT; encoded by the exons ATGAAGCCAGTGCTAGCGCTGCTGGTTTGCAGTTATACCCTACTTACACATTACACATTTCTATTCCCAGCCATGAAGCCAGTGCTAGCGCTGCTGGTTTGCAGTTATACCCTACTTACACATTACACATTTCTATTCCCAGCCATGAAGCCAGTGCTAGCGCTGCTGGTTTGCTGTCTGGTGGCGGTGTCCGGACAGGGACCGGACCCGTCCATCTGCGATCCCAACCCGACCAATCCCGGCCCTCCGCTGCCCGAGCTCCCGCCGACGTTCCAAGTCCACGTGGAGGCGAACATCGTGGAGAAGAACTACACGGTGGTTCAGCACGAGTTCTACGACTACCCCAACAACAG GGGTGCGCTGATGTCGTACGGCAACGGGACACGGAAGCACGAGGTTTACGATTACGGCACGCTGGAGAAGTTCACCATCTTCGACA ATGGCACGTGTAAGACGTCAAACATGTCGACCTCAAGGTTCAACTTCTTCTCGTACCACATGGAACACGGCCACGCCCACATCAACAAGGCGGGTTTCATCCTGCACTTCGGCGCAGACTTCAACGAGACGTACAACG GCACGGCCACGATTCGCGGGATCCCGGTGAACCACTGGTACTCCTGCATGCACAACGCCACCTGGAACTCCACCTACAAGCTCGACTTCTACTTTTCCGTCCCGGGCTACAGGACGGCCTCCGGGCAGGACCAGATTCCCGTACGCGCAGAGATTCGCGGGAAAC GGCTTACCTTTGACCCCCAGACCCGAGGGCCCTCGGATACCTACAAGTCCATCCACCACATCTACGACTTCCAG GGATTCCACTCGCGTACGGGGCACCGCGACCTGTCCTGGGCGTACCAGACGGAGGGTCTCGTGTGTCCCGGGCGCGTGAACACCAAACCCGTGCCGACCACGCCCCAGCAGTTCTACGCAGAGGTCGAGATGGTCAACGAGAAAAACCAGACCGTGCATTACATGACG GAGTACTTTGATTACAACGCGAAGCTGTTCCGAATCGACTTCCACCCAACCAGCAACAAGAGCAAGAGCTGGAGCTTCGGCACTGTCCAGCATCAAGCCGTCCACGACTACAactcag gcCTGGAGTACCTGATGAGCTACAACCCTGAGAACTGCTCCATCCGCCCGATCTCCAACTTCTCGCTGGAAGCGGCCATCGACGCCAACGACCACACCAAGGTGCACATGAAGACGTCTTACAAGCTGTTCCACTTCGACGACAAGGACTTCACCTATGAAGGAGTG AGTCGCGTGCGTGACATCATGACTGACGTCTGGGTCAGCAGGGAGGTGAACTATGACCTTCCAGCTGACAGCAAGTACTCGACAGACTTCCTGTACCAGTGGTACTTCTCAGCT GATAACTGGACGACCACGACGAGCCAGACGATGAACCAATCACAG GTGCCGGTCAGGCTCCGCATGAAGGGAAGCTGGAAG AAAAATGACGCATCGACGCCAAAGGAATCTGAGTTTGTGTTCAACATGTTCAACTATGACTCCGGGGCGCAGTATCTCTACAGGTTCGACATCTCCATGTGCTTCAAGGAACCCGGCATGAAGGAAGCCGTCTTCTTCCAGATGCCAG GAGTGTACAACAACCTGGTTCAGGGAGACAAGTACCGTTTCTACTACGGCGTCCAAGATGCTGTGGCCAAGGCTGCAGGGGTACACCCACTGCGTGTCACCAGCGTCTGG CACACCCCAACAAACGGATCGCTGTGGGTCGGCGCGACCTTGCTGGCGCACCCGGATGTGAAAGGCGACAGTGTTGAGATGAAGCCGCAGAAACCGCTTGACGCGGCCTTTAAGGACTTTAAGAAACGCGTGGACGCAAACACCATGGTGATCAAGTTCACACCGAACCCCTCGCGTGGACAG GAGGTTTACCTGACGGCGCTGCCGGGTACACTGGAGACGAACAAGGACTTCTTCACCTTCATCAGTCAGAGGAACCAGCCCTCCAACACCTACCAACCAG GTACCGTTGCGGGAATCGCCCTAGGAACGGTGTTGCTAGGCGGGGTCATCGGAGCAGGTGTGGGCTGGTTCCTGTGGAGGTACCGCCTGCAGGACGTGCCGTACGGAACGCAGACGTGA